GTCCAGCTGGATCTTGCGGCGATCGACGTTGAAGCCCTTCTTGCCCAGGGCCTCGGCAATGTCGGCAGGGGTCACCGAGCCAAACAGGTGGTCCTTCTCCCCGGCCTTGCGGGTGAATTGCACACTCAGACCGTCGAACTGCCTGGCCAACTCCTCGGCTTCGCCCTTCTCGCGGACGGAGCGGCGCAGGGCGGCGGCGCGCATCTGCTCGATGACGGAGCGGTTGGCGGGCGTGGCCTCGATGGCCAGCTTGCGGGGCAGCAGGTAGTTGCGTCCGTAGCCTTCGGCCACGTTCACGATGTCGCCGCGGTGGCCCAGCTTGGATACATCTTCTTTCAGGATGACTTCCATGTCAGAGCTCCATGGACCTTTCAGTCGTCCCTACGGGACTCGGTCCGTCTTGATCTGGTTACCCGGCACTGACGTGCCGGGCTACATTCATTCGGCCCTTCGGGCCTGGTTGCCGGTCGTTCGTAACGGAGAACTGACAACCGACAACTGAGAACTGCCTTAGCGCGCCGCGAAGGGCAGCAGGGCGATGTTGCGCGCCTGCTTGATGGCCGC
The genomic region above belongs to Terriglobales bacterium and contains:
- the rplI gene encoding 50S ribosomal protein L9, encoding MEVILKEDVSKLGHRGDIVNVAEGYGRNYLLPRKLAIEATPANRSVIEQMRAAALRRSVREKGEAEELARQFDGLSVQFTRKAGEKDHLFGSVTPADIAEALGKKGFNVDRRKIQLDDPIKMVGEFTVPVRLHRDVATSVKVIIEKEAAAE